In Moorella sp. E308F, a single genomic region encodes these proteins:
- the larA gene encoding nickel-dependent lactate racemase, giving the protein LRVHEITPREVAGVADATAEIRRALENPIGNRGIEELRGAQKVVIVVSDLTRPVPNAVILPVLLDKLNAIGISDDQITILVGAGLHRPAPPEEFPLIVGPEVAARIKVISHDACAPGILRQAGTSSRGTPIWINRHYLEADGCILIGMIDPHQIVGYSAGAKSLVIGCGGEATIRANHAHLVEPEASLGRVEGNPAREDIDEIGGLVGIDLIINVVLNNHKEIVRAVAGHYLEAHRAGVVVAREVSEVPVPEVADLAIVSPGGFPKDINLYQAQKGLYHATPVVREGGIIILCAECREGAGEDRFIAGMRAGNTPAAVMESFRSREFQMGFHKAFLWCRSLVHARVILVSSGVDDELARVMMVRKAPDLQAAIDLALQELPGARVAAVLPKANSTIPVL; this is encoded by the coding sequence TTAAGGGTACACGAAATAACTCCCCGGGAGGTGGCCGGTGTAGCCGATGCTACTGCCGAGATCCGCCGGGCCTTAGAGAATCCTATAGGTAACCGGGGGATAGAAGAGCTACGCGGCGCCCAAAAAGTAGTTATTGTCGTCAGCGATCTGACCCGGCCGGTACCCAATGCCGTCATTTTACCGGTCCTGTTGGATAAACTGAACGCTATAGGAATCAGCGATGATCAGATTACCATCCTGGTGGGAGCTGGCCTGCACCGGCCGGCGCCGCCGGAAGAATTTCCCCTCATTGTTGGGCCCGAAGTAGCGGCCAGGATCAAGGTGATCAGCCACGACGCCTGTGCCCCTGGGATCTTGCGCCAGGCCGGCACCTCTTCCCGGGGGACGCCCATCTGGATCAACCGTCACTACCTGGAGGCCGACGGTTGCATCCTTATAGGTATGATTGACCCCCACCAGATCGTCGGGTACAGCGCCGGGGCCAAGTCCCTGGTCATCGGCTGCGGGGGGGAGGCTACTATCCGCGCCAACCATGCCCACCTGGTGGAACCGGAAGCTTCCCTGGGGCGGGTGGAGGGCAACCCGGCCCGGGAGGATATTGATGAAATCGGCGGCCTGGTTGGTATCGACCTGATCATTAACGTGGTCTTGAACAACCATAAAGAAATTGTCCGCGCTGTGGCCGGCCATTATCTGGAAGCCCACCGGGCCGGGGTGGTCGTGGCCCGTGAGGTCAGCGAGGTACCAGTCCCCGAAGTGGCCGACCTGGCCATTGTTTCCCCAGGCGGCTTTCCCAAGGATATCAACCTCTATCAGGCCCAGAAGGGCCTCTATCATGCCACGCCGGTAGTAAGAGAGGGAGGGATAATTATCCTCTGCGCCGAGTGCCGGGAAGGAGCCGGGGAAGATCGCTTTATTGCCGGCATGCGGGCCGGTAACACGCCGGCAGCAGTAATGGAATCCTTCCGTAGCCGGGAATTTCAGATGGGGTTTCATAAAGCCTTTCTCTGGTGCCGCTCCCTGGTCCATGCCCGGGTAATCCTTGTAAGCAGCGGGGTTGACGACGAGCTGGCCCGGGTAATGATGGTCCGTAAAGCGCCGGATCTTCAGGCGGCCATTGACCTGGCCCTGCAGGAGCTTCCAGGAGCCAGGGTAGCTGCCGTACTGCCCAAGGCCAATTCGACGATACCGGTGCTTTAA
- the thiS gene encoding sulfur carrier protein ThiS produces the protein MIEVWVNGKQLQVDRGTTVTGLLAREGLLTPIATVAVNDKLLPRQDWDYRLQDGDRLEVINLMEGG, from the coding sequence ATGATTGAAGTATGGGTAAACGGTAAACAACTCCAGGTTGATAGAGGTACTACTGTCACCGGCCTGCTGGCCCGGGAAGGCCTGCTGACTCCAATTGCCACCGTAGCGGTCAACGATAAGCTGTTACCGCGGCAAGATTGGGATTACCGCCTCCAGGATGGCGACAGGTTGGAAGTTATCAATCTAATGGAGGGCGGTTAA